One window of Planctomycetota bacterium genomic DNA carries:
- a CDS encoding P-II family nitrogen regulator, with amino-acid sequence MKKIEAIIRHFKLEEVKDALNAHGVKGMTVTEVRGFGRQKGHTETYRGAEYSVDFLPKVKIEVVVGNEEAQAVINKIIQTARTGQVGDGKIFVTDLAEVVRIRTGETAGAAI; translated from the coding sequence ATGAAGAAGATCGAAGCCATCATCCGTCATTTCAAGCTCGAGGAAGTGAAGGACGCCCTCAACGCCCACGGCGTCAAGGGGATGACCGTCACCGAGGTCCGCGGCTTCGGCCGGCAGAAAGGGCACACCGAGACCTACCGCGGCGCCGAGTACTCGGTCGACTTCCTCCCCAAGGTCAAGATCGAGGTCGTCGTCGGCAACGAGGAGGCGCAGGCGGTGATCAACAAGATCATCCAGACGGCGCGGACCGGCCAGGTCGGCGACGGCAAGATCTTCGTCACCGACCTCGCCGAGGTTGTCCGGATCCGTACCGGCGAGACGGCCGGTGCGGCGATCTGA
- the tmk gene encoding dTMP kinase, with amino-acid sequence MVLEGIDGAGKSSQLPALVEWLRRTGRRVVACRDPGSTATGDAIRRILLDDTGIAVAPTAEMLLYMAARAQLVAEVVRPALAAGTWVVSDRFLPANVVYQGHAGGLDAEVVRRVGAVATGGLEPDLVVLLAIDAATARARLTRPLDKLESRGEDYRARLVAGYAAEARRDPDRFAVVDARRPPDAVTAAIRSVITERFGSGTAGAERARSGSPVPERQ; translated from the coding sequence ATCGTGCTCGAGGGGATCGACGGCGCGGGGAAGTCGTCGCAGCTTCCGGCGCTCGTCGAGTGGCTGCGCCGCACGGGGCGCCGGGTCGTCGCCTGCCGCGACCCCGGGTCGACCGCCACCGGCGACGCGATCCGCCGGATCCTTCTCGACGACACCGGCATCGCCGTCGCGCCGACGGCCGAGATGCTGCTGTACATGGCGGCCCGGGCACAGCTCGTCGCCGAGGTCGTGCGTCCTGCGCTGGCGGCGGGCACGTGGGTCGTGTCGGACAGGTTCCTCCCCGCCAACGTCGTCTACCAGGGGCACGCCGGCGGCCTCGATGCGGAGGTCGTGCGCCGCGTCGGTGCGGTCGCGACCGGCGGCCTCGAGCCCGACCTCGTCGTGCTCCTCGCGATCGACGCCGCCACGGCCCGCGCCCGGCTCACGCGCCCGCTCGACAAGCTCGAGTCGCGCGGCGAGGACTATCGCGCCAGGCTCGTGGCCGGGTACGCCGCGGAAGCCCGTCGCGATCCGGACCGGTTCGCCGTCGTCGACGCCCGGCGGCCACCGGACGCCGTCACCGCCGCCATCCGCTCGGTGATCACGGAGCGGTTCGGCAGCGGCACGGCGGGAGCGGAACGGGCCCGGAGCGGCAGTCCCGTGCCGGAGCGCCAATGA
- a CDS encoding DUF1080 domain-containing protein — MTIAAIGRSTPILLVLLAATRLIVAAEPNYDETAVRTYTLPPVLAGADGSLATNAETWKTGARPHQLRILEQHVYGHRLPAVPVEPVGAVERADIVLPDGTSARRIQARLRLGPGDAAKVVDVLLYLPKLDARVTLFLGLNFRGNHAETTDPAVRLSTAWIPADKDGGVEDNRATEKSRGSQARRFPVAAMVKRGYGLATAYCGDIFPDRADGRPDSVMLSLGRPTTGPLPPDEPGAIGAWAWGLSRILDWLVTLPEVDPAKVIVIGHSRLGKTALWAGACDERFAMVVSNNSGCGGAALERRNFGETVAVITQRFPHWFAPRFAHYADRETEMPCDQHTLLAMTAPRPLAVASAVEDRWADPRGEFLAAVAAEPAWSLFGLTGLGTAEYPPLDTPIGRRVGYHVRSGGHDLLEEDWQRFADLADREVLGRRRDDAIGFTPVQEPLPVAAPPGAIVVVPADPTAPGAPAPALVGMAGGPIDWKLADGALMVGTSAGHANHVHSVAEFEDADIHAEFMTDPKAHGNSGLYIHGHFEMQIYDSHGVEPPTDQDEGSLYRFARPLVNAARPTGQWQVYDIRFVAPRRDASGKVTRAGTITAWLNGRKVQDGVEFTLPRSPYIPYRHGVTDHLRAVEKRLLATGAGPLFLQDHGSPTRYRNVWILPRPRAADGVPR, encoded by the coding sequence ATGACCATCGCTGCGATCGGCCGCTCGACCCCGATCCTGCTCGTGTTGCTCGCGGCCACCCGCCTGATCGTCGCCGCCGAGCCGAACTACGACGAGACCGCCGTCCGCACGTACACGCTGCCGCCGGTCCTCGCCGGCGCCGATGGCAGCCTCGCGACGAACGCCGAGACCTGGAAGACAGGCGCACGGCCGCACCAGTTGCGGATCCTGGAGCAGCATGTCTACGGCCATCGCCTGCCGGCGGTGCCGGTCGAGCCGGTCGGCGCCGTGGAGCGGGCCGACATCGTCCTTCCCGACGGCACGTCCGCCCGCCGGATCCAGGCCCGGCTGCGTCTCGGCCCCGGCGACGCCGCCAAGGTCGTCGACGTCCTCCTCTACCTGCCGAAGCTCGACGCGCGCGTAACGCTGTTCCTCGGCCTCAACTTCCGCGGCAACCATGCGGAGACGACCGACCCCGCCGTCCGCCTGTCCACCGCCTGGATCCCCGCCGACAAGGACGGCGGTGTGGAGGACAACCGCGCCACCGAGAAGTCGCGCGGCAGCCAGGCACGCCGCTTCCCCGTGGCGGCGATGGTGAAGCGCGGCTACGGCCTGGCGACCGCCTACTGCGGCGACATCTTCCCCGACCGCGCCGACGGCCGCCCCGACAGCGTGATGCTGTCGCTCGGCCGGCCGACGACCGGCCCCCTGCCCCCCGACGAACCGGGGGCGATTGGCGCCTGGGCGTGGGGCCTGTCGCGGATCCTCGACTGGCTCGTGACGCTCCCGGAGGTCGACCCGGCCAAGGTGATCGTCATCGGCCACTCCCGCCTGGGGAAGACGGCGCTGTGGGCCGGTGCCTGCGACGAGCGGTTCGCGATGGTGGTCTCCAACAATTCAGGCTGCGGCGGGGCGGCGCTCGAACGGCGCAATTTCGGCGAGACGGTGGCAGTGATCACGCAGCGCTTCCCCCACTGGTTCGCGCCGCGGTTCGCCCACTACGCCGACCGCGAGACCGAGATGCCCTGCGACCAGCACACGCTCCTGGCGATGACGGCCCCCCGGCCGCTCGCCGTCGCCAGCGCCGTCGAAGACCGCTGGGCCGATCCGCGCGGCGAGTTCCTCGCCGCGGTCGCCGCCGAGCCGGCCTGGTCGCTGTTCGGCCTCACGGGGCTCGGCACCGCGGAGTACCCGCCGCTCGACACCCCGATCGGCCGGCGCGTCGGCTACCACGTGCGCAGCGGCGGCCACGACCTGCTCGAGGAGGACTGGCAGCGCTTCGCCGACCTCGCCGACCGCGAGGTGCTCGGCAGACGGCGCGACGACGCGATCGGCTTCACACCGGTCCAGGAACCGCTCCCCGTGGCCGCGCCGCCCGGCGCGATCGTGGTCGTCCCCGCCGATCCGACGGCGCCCGGCGCACCGGCGCCGGCGCTGGTGGGAATGGCCGGGGGGCCGATCGACTGGAAGCTCGCCGACGGAGCGTTGATGGTGGGAACGTCGGCCGGGCACGCCAACCACGTCCACTCCGTCGCCGAGTTCGAGGACGCCGACATCCACGCCGAGTTCATGACCGATCCCAAGGCCCACGGCAACAGCGGCCTCTACATCCACGGCCACTTCGAGATGCAGATCTACGACTCCCACGGCGTCGAGCCGCCGACCGACCAGGACGAGGGGAGCTTGTACCGCTTCGCGCGGCCGCTGGTGAACGCCGCCCGTCCCACCGGCCAGTGGCAGGTTTACGACATCCGCTTCGTCGCCCCGCGCCGCGACGCCTCCGGCAAGGTCACTCGCGCCGGCACGATCACCGCCTGGCTCAACGGCCGCAAGGTGCAGGACGGCGTCGAGTTCACGCTGCCGCGCTCCCCCTACATCCCCTACCGCCACGGTGTCACCGACCACCTGCGCGCAGTCGAGAAGCGCCTGCTCGCGACCGGCGCCGGGCCGCTGTTTCTCCAGGACCACGGCAGCCCGACGCGCTACCGCAACGTCTGGATCCTGCCGCGGCCGCGCGCCGCCGACGGGGTGCCGCGCTGA
- a CDS encoding AAA family ATPase — translation MSWQGIEGHDAVVARLAAAATAGRIGGAYLLVGPAGIGKERFALALAKALQCRSCAAGLVPCGVCPSCVQADAGSHPDIDVVRKPEDKATIPLESLIGDDEHRMRDGLCWRLLLKPIVGPRRVAILLDADHLAVEGANCLLKTLEEPPPGAVVILVGSTVERQLPTIRSRCQIVRFAPLPDATVAALLRRLRDEGRVATVADEVLAEIASRSGGSVARGCELADPALADTRCRIVDLLGRRPLPGVELARETLAAAEAAGKDAAPRRQRLKLLFEAAVDFYRSALRSSVTAEGGPTPDLARAVAAWNGATDEAAACLQHTLDAIAAVDHNAHLPTLVDAWSAALESPYSARLV, via the coding sequence ATGAGCTGGCAGGGGATCGAGGGGCACGACGCCGTCGTCGCGCGGCTGGCCGCCGCGGCTACGGCCGGGCGGATCGGCGGCGCGTACCTGTTGGTCGGTCCGGCCGGCATCGGCAAGGAGCGGTTCGCCCTGGCACTGGCCAAGGCTCTCCAGTGCCGGTCGTGCGCGGCCGGGCTCGTGCCCTGCGGCGTCTGCCCGTCGTGCGTGCAGGCCGATGCCGGCAGCCATCCCGACATCGACGTCGTCCGCAAACCGGAGGACAAGGCGACGATTCCGCTCGAGTCGTTGATCGGCGACGACGAGCATCGGATGCGCGACGGCCTCTGCTGGCGCCTGCTCCTCAAGCCGATCGTCGGGCCGCGCCGGGTGGCGATCCTCCTCGACGCCGACCACCTCGCCGTCGAGGGGGCCAACTGCCTGCTGAAGACGCTCGAGGAGCCCCCCCCCGGCGCCGTCGTGATCCTCGTGGGCAGCACGGTCGAACGGCAACTGCCGACGATCCGCTCGCGATGCCAGATCGTCCGGTTCGCCCCGCTCCCCGACGCGACGGTCGCCGCGCTGCTCCGCCGGCTCCGCGACGAGGGGCGCGTGGCCACCGTCGCCGACGAGGTGCTCGCCGAGATCGCCAGCCGCTCCGGGGGCAGCGTCGCCCGGGGTTGCGAGTTGGCCGACCCAGCGCTCGCCGACACCCGGTGCAGGATCGTCGACCTGCTCGGGCGGCGGCCGCTGCCGGGCGTCGAACTGGCGCGTGAGACGCTCGCGGCCGCCGAAGCCGCCGGCAAGGACGCCGCCCCGCGCCGTCAGCGACTCAAGCTCCTCTTCGAGGCCGCGGTCGACTTCTACCGGTCCGCGCTGCGGTCGAGCGTGACGGCCGAGGGCGGGCCGACGCCCGACCTGGCCCGGGCGGTCGCCGCCTGGAACGGCGCCACAGACGAGGCGGCCGCCTGCCTCCAGCACACGCTCGATGCAATCGCGGCGGTCGATCACAACGCCCACCTGCCGACGCTCGTCGATGCCTGGAGCGCCGCGCTCGAAAGCCCCTACTCCGCCCGTCTTGTCTGA
- the fumC gene encoding class II fumarate hydratase — MASSATRTESDSMGTIEVSADRYWGAQTERSRENFRIGVDRFRWGRPVIRALGVLKKAAALANGELGQLPTATVNLIVRAADEVIAGKLDDHFPLVVFQTGSGTQSNMNANEVISNRAIEMAGGTMGSKKPVHPNDDVNRGQSSNDTFPTAMHVAAVEVIHGRLLPAVRQLRDVFLRLETQHADLVKIGRTHLQDATPITLGQEISSWRAQLDDRIAVLERSLPGLHSLAIGGTAVGTGLNAHPRFGDVAAAFIARETGHPFVSAANKFAALSAHDALIDSSAAERGLAMALYKIANDIRWLASGPRCGIGEITIPENEPGSSIMPGKVNPTQCEALTMVCAQVFGNDAAVAFAGGQGNFQLNVYKPVMIHNVLESAELLADACDSMRVHCAEGIEPNLARIKHHLDDSLMLVTALNTHIGYEKAASIAKKAHKEGTSLEAAAVALGYVTPEQYRQWVVPVEMTRPLKS; from the coding sequence ATGGCCAGCTCCGCGACCCGTACCGAATCCGACAGCATGGGCACGATCGAGGTGTCCGCCGACCGCTACTGGGGGGCGCAGACCGAGCGCTCGCGGGAAAACTTCCGCATCGGCGTCGATCGGTTCCGCTGGGGGCGGCCGGTGATCCGGGCGCTGGGGGTCCTCAAGAAGGCGGCGGCGCTGGCCAACGGCGAGCTCGGCCAGCTCCCGACGGCGACGGTGAACCTGATCGTCCGCGCCGCCGACGAGGTGATCGCCGGGAAGCTCGACGACCACTTTCCGCTGGTCGTCTTCCAGACCGGCAGCGGGACGCAGTCGAACATGAACGCCAACGAGGTGATCTCCAACCGGGCGATCGAGATGGCCGGCGGCACGATGGGCTCGAAGAAGCCGGTCCACCCCAATGACGACGTCAACCGCGGCCAGTCGTCGAACGACACCTTCCCGACGGCGATGCACGTCGCCGCGGTCGAGGTGATCCACGGCCGGCTGCTGCCGGCCGTGCGGCAGCTCCGCGATGTCTTCCTCCGCCTCGAGACGCAGCACGCCGACCTGGTCAAGATCGGCCGCACGCACCTCCAGGACGCCACGCCGATCACGCTCGGCCAGGAGATCTCGAGCTGGCGGGCCCAGCTCGACGACCGGATCGCGGTGCTCGAACGGAGCCTGCCCGGGCTCCATTCCCTGGCGATCGGCGGCACGGCGGTCGGCACCGGCCTCAACGCCCACCCGCGCTTCGGCGACGTGGCGGCGGCGTTCATCGCGCGAGAGACCGGCCACCCGTTCGTGTCGGCGGCCAACAAGTTCGCGGCCCTGTCGGCCCACGACGCACTGATCGATTCCAGCGCCGCCGAGCGCGGCCTGGCGATGGCCCTCTACAAGATCGCCAACGACATCCGTTGGCTCGCCAGCGGACCGCGCTGCGGGATCGGCGAGATCACGATCCCGGAGAACGAGCCGGGGAGCTCGATCATGCCGGGCAAGGTCAACCCGACGCAGTGCGAGGCGCTGACGATGGTCTGCGCCCAGGTGTTCGGCAACGACGCGGCCGTCGCCTTCGCCGGTGGGCAGGGCAATTTCCAGCTCAACGTCTACAAGCCGGTGATGATCCACAACGTGCTCGAGAGCGCCGAATTGCTGGCCGACGCCTGCGACTCGATGCGGGTCCACTGCGCCGAAGGGATCGAGCCCAACCTCGCCCGGATCAAACACCACCTCGACGACTCGCTGATGCTCGTCACCGCCCTCAACACCCACATCGGCTACGAGAAGGCGGCCTCGATCGCCAAGAAGGCGCACAAGGAGGGGACGAGCCTGGAAGCCGCCGCGGTCGCACTGGGCTACGTGACTCCCGAGCAGTACCGGCAGTGGGTCGTGCCGGTCGAGATGACGCGGCCGCTGAAGTCGTGA